A region of Streptomyces deccanensis DNA encodes the following proteins:
- the panC gene encoding pantoate--beta-alanine ligase: MTITVLRTADELHARARTGRRAVVMTMGALHEGHATLVRTAREIAGDAGEVVVTVFVNPLQFGAGEDLDRYPRTLDADVKLAEQAGADVVFAPSVDEVYPGGEPQVRITAGPMGERLEGASRPGHFDGMLTVVAKLLHLTRPDVALYGQKDAQQLALIRRMVRDLNFGMEIVGVPTVREPDGLALSSRNRYLSTEERRTALALSQALFAGRDRHAAQEALRARAREVPATRARAEALSAIGESRAAADAHAMAKSAPGGPAAVRAAARLVLDEALRMKPPLTLDYLALVDPSDFTDIPDDFTGEAVLAVAARVGTTRLIDNIPLTFGAAS, from the coding sequence ATGACCATCACCGTGCTGCGCACCGCCGACGAACTGCACGCACGCGCGCGTACGGGACGCCGGGCCGTCGTGATGACGATGGGCGCCCTGCACGAGGGCCACGCCACCCTGGTCCGAACCGCGCGCGAGATCGCCGGCGACGCGGGCGAGGTCGTCGTGACCGTCTTCGTCAACCCCCTCCAGTTCGGCGCGGGCGAGGACCTCGACCGCTACCCGCGCACCCTGGACGCCGACGTCAAGCTCGCCGAACAGGCGGGCGCGGACGTGGTGTTCGCCCCGTCCGTGGACGAGGTCTACCCGGGCGGCGAACCCCAGGTCCGGATCACCGCCGGGCCCATGGGGGAACGCCTGGAGGGCGCCTCCCGCCCCGGGCACTTCGACGGCATGCTCACCGTCGTCGCCAAGCTGCTCCACCTCACCCGCCCCGACGTGGCGCTCTACGGCCAGAAGGACGCCCAGCAGCTCGCCCTGATCCGCCGCATGGTCCGCGACCTGAACTTCGGCATGGAGATCGTCGGCGTCCCGACGGTCCGCGAGCCCGACGGACTGGCCCTGTCCAGCCGTAACCGGTACCTGTCCACCGAGGAGCGCCGCACCGCCCTGGCGCTCTCCCAGGCGCTGTTCGCGGGCCGCGACCGGCACGCCGCCCAGGAGGCGCTCCGCGCGCGTGCCCGCGAGGTGCCCGCCACGCGCGCGCGTGCCGAGGCGTTGAGCGCGATCGGCGAGTCCCGCGCCGCCGCCGACGCGCACGCCATGGCCAAGTCCGCCCCCGGCGGCCCCGCCGCCGTCCGTGCGGCGGCCCGGCTGGTCCTCGACGAGGCACTGCGCATGAAGCCGCCACTCACCCTGGACTACCTGGCCCTGGTGGACCCCTCCGACTTCACCGACATCCCCGACGACTTCACCGGCGAAGCCGTCCTCGCCGTCGCGGCCCGGGTGGGGACGACCCGGCTGATCGACAACATTCCCCTGACCTTCGGAGCCGCCTCGTGA
- a CDS encoding L-aspartate oxidase translates to MTSTGIRLHAPAPGWSIDADVVVVGSGVAGLTAALRCEAAGLTTVVVTKARLDDGSTRWAQGGIAAALGEGDTPEQHLDDTLVAGAGLCDEDAVRLLVTEGPDAVRRLIATGAHFDESEEGGLELTREGGHHRRRIAHAGGDATGAEISRALVEAVRARGLRTVENALVLDLLTDAEGRTAGVTLHVMGEGQHDGVGAVHAPAVVLATGGMGQVFSATTNPSVSTGDGVALALRAGAEVSDLEFVQFHPTVLFLGADAEGQQPLVSEAVRGEGAHLVDAGGTRFMLGQHELAELAPRDIVAKGIMRRMQEQGAEHMYLDARHFGAHMWEHRFPTILAACRTHGLDPVTEPIPVAPAAHYASGGVRTDSHGRTTVPGLYACGEVACTGVHGANRLASNSLLEGLVYAERIVADIAATHAGNGLHARVPQPVPPAEQPAHPLLAPEIRFAIQRTMTEGAGVLRSEASLATAAAALDRLHAQARDALAENGKTAEPGVDTWETTNLLCVARVLVAAARLREETRGCHWREDRAERDDTAWRRHIVVRLNPDRTLAVHTTDTADFPPTRQHQQEQ, encoded by the coding sequence GTGACCAGCACAGGCATACGACTGCACGCGCCCGCACCGGGCTGGTCCATCGACGCCGACGTGGTCGTCGTCGGCTCGGGCGTCGCCGGCCTCACCGCCGCGCTGCGCTGCGAGGCCGCCGGCCTGACCACGGTCGTCGTCACCAAGGCCCGCCTCGACGACGGCTCCACCCGCTGGGCCCAGGGCGGCATCGCCGCGGCCCTCGGCGAGGGCGACACCCCCGAACAGCACCTGGACGACACCCTGGTGGCCGGCGCGGGCCTGTGCGACGAGGACGCCGTACGGCTGCTGGTCACCGAGGGCCCCGACGCCGTACGCCGACTGATCGCGACCGGCGCCCACTTCGACGAGTCGGAGGAGGGCGGCCTGGAGCTGACCCGCGAGGGCGGCCACCACCGCCGCCGCATCGCCCACGCGGGCGGCGACGCCACCGGCGCCGAGATCTCCCGGGCCCTCGTCGAGGCCGTACGCGCGCGGGGACTGCGCACGGTCGAGAACGCGCTCGTCCTGGACCTCCTGACGGACGCCGAGGGCCGCACCGCCGGTGTCACCCTGCACGTCATGGGCGAGGGCCAGCACGACGGCGTGGGAGCCGTGCACGCCCCCGCGGTCGTCCTCGCGACGGGCGGCATGGGCCAGGTCTTCTCCGCCACCACCAACCCCTCGGTGTCGACGGGCGACGGCGTGGCCCTCGCCCTGCGCGCCGGGGCGGAGGTCTCCGACCTCGAATTCGTGCAGTTCCACCCGACGGTGCTGTTCCTCGGCGCGGACGCGGAGGGCCAGCAGCCCCTGGTCTCCGAGGCCGTCCGCGGCGAGGGCGCCCACCTGGTCGACGCCGGCGGCACCCGCTTCATGCTCGGGCAGCACGAACTGGCCGAACTGGCGCCCCGGGACATCGTCGCCAAGGGCATCATGCGCCGCATGCAGGAACAGGGCGCGGAGCACATGTACCTGGACGCCCGGCACTTCGGCGCGCACATGTGGGAGCACCGCTTCCCGACGATCCTCGCCGCCTGCCGCACCCACGGCCTCGACCCGGTCACCGAGCCCATCCCGGTCGCCCCGGCCGCCCACTACGCCTCCGGAGGCGTCCGCACCGACTCCCACGGCCGCACCACCGTCCCCGGCCTGTACGCCTGCGGCGAGGTCGCCTGCACCGGCGTCCACGGCGCCAACCGGCTCGCCTCCAACTCCCTCCTGGAGGGCCTGGTCTACGCCGAGCGCATCGTCGCCGACATCGCCGCCACCCACGCCGGGAACGGCCTCCACGCGCGCGTGCCCCAGCCCGTCCCGCCCGCGGAGCAGCCCGCGCACCCGCTGCTCGCCCCGGAGATACGGTTCGCGATCCAGCGAACCATGACCGAGGGCGCCGGCGTCCTGCGTTCCGAGGCGTCCCTGGCCACCGCCGCGGCCGCCCTGGACCGGCTGCACGCCCAGGCCCGCGACGCCCTCGCCGAGAACGGCAAGACGGCCGAGCCCGGCGTCGACACCTGGGAGACCACCAACCTCCTGTGCGTGGCCCGCGTCCTGGTCGCCGCCGCCCGGCTGCGCGAGGAGACCCGCGGCTGCCACTGGCGCGAGGACCGCGCCGAGCGCGACGACACCGCCTGGCGCCGCCACATCGTCGTACGGCTGAATCCGGACCGGACGCTCGCCGTACACACCACGGATACCGCAGACTTCCCCCCGACCCGGCAGCACCAGCAGGAGCAGTGA